DNA sequence from the Liolophura sinensis isolate JHLJ2023 chromosome 1, CUHK_Ljap_v2, whole genome shotgun sequence genome:
AGAAACTGTTACTAGCGACATTTCTTCGAAGTGAGGTGCCTCAATAGAAGAAACCCATGTCAGCTGTTATGGTTTCATTGTTAGACAcataacaaaattatttcaaaactcCTTTGAGACATTCAAGTAGCTGCACTAAGGTATCTGGAAAATTGGACAATGGAGCAATGGttaaaagtgagtgagtgagtgagagagagaTCACTTTGATGTGTGCTTACATCACCCTTGGTGTCTATCTGCACTCCAAGGTCACGCATTTCATCAGCCATTCTTTGGCGATCCAAACTCTTTCCTGTTCGCGGCATCCTTGACTTCTCTACACGCCTTTTCTCGCGAGACTCCAGAATTATTATCTTTTTCTTGTTGCGAATCCTGAAATACAAACCACATGTTTCAGACATCGGACTCTTAgcttattacaaaaataaaaaaaaaagagagagacaTAAATCTGACTGGGACATCCCCATATACCAGACACACAGCTCTACTGGACCacgttaaaaaaataaacctcaaaactaCTTTCCCTGCAATTCCATTCTATTTTATAATTATACCTGCACATTTTGcccatatttattcattaaatttttttttttttttgagtttatCACCGCACTACGAATATTCTATTtaaacaacggcggccagcataacgGAGACAAAACTGAACCCACAACCTTCTGCACGCTGTAGGCAGGCCTATGTATGACCATACATTTTACACCTGCATAAGCACACATTACTTCAAACCAACATTCACTGGCCAGCCCTGTTTACAGGTTACTTACTGCCTGGCTGTAGCTCTCAGTTCCTTCATGTCCTCATCCTCCATGCTGTCATCAGAGTCATAATACCCAGCTTGTTCTCTCATCTCCTCCTCCTTCTCCAGTTCCTCCAGTTTCTACACTCACAACACATGGCTTTTATCAGATACTGTTACAATTAATCTACCCTTAATGTATTTGACTTCAACTGTTTTTCAGAGACAAATaaaggtaataaaatattacttcaggtgctgaaacatacattttcttaGTAAGATATCACCCTGCCTTCCAGACAAACTGTAGAACACCGGTCTAAGATCAATCAAACTCACAGAAaaaggcaaaatgagtaacttgcCATTGacaaattcagtttatttaacatgtttcaAGTGTGCTTATTGCACCTGGAACCTGAAGGCTCTCAGCCAGCACCTACATGTTCCTGAATACAAACAAGAGTCAAACCATTTGGCCATTTACTTGTttttaagagctcaaaataaaaatcctGGTCTTAATTCAGCTCGGGCCATCACAAAGATGTCACAAAATGACTGTTGTCATTAATCCAAtttcatgttgttttacaaTTATTCTATGTAATAAGACACATTTAATAACTTATTCAACTTTGGTTGAGGTCAGCACTCTGAAGAGTTTGAAATATCAAACAATGTCGCTGAACGGGTATGTGCTTAAACCAAAAATTGTCCTCCAAAAAATAGAAGGTGACAAACGTTTAAAAAAGATTGAAAGTCATGAATTCCATGCTTACTAAAGCAGCTTATGCTTACAAGGAAATGATCAAACTGTAATACTTTAGTATGATCGTTTTCATTGTGTTTATGCATACTTTTGGTGTCCCCAGTTATTGGTCTTTATTACAATTTCTTCAATAAAATGGTtctaaacaaatgtaatttaacagaaaatttccaTAGATTTAGTctggtttaaataaataatagtgtgCAACAATATTTTAATCGCTGGTCAAGATTTACAGAAATTACAGTTTCAACTTTCTTCCAATAGACTTTACATTACCTGCATGATATCTGGATCAATGAAGTCAGCCACATTATGCCCTTGCCAGATCTCCGGCATTGTGTCGTAGGCCTCTTCAGGATTGCTCAAGTCCCAGGTTTCTGAAGGTACAAGTGACAGGTCTCAGCAATTGGTACACAATTACCATATTACAGAACACTTTTTTCATCCCACAGCAATAATGTGCAGTATATTCCATCTTTTATCTGATTCAGATCAATCATGCCATACTCTCcatttttcactttaacaaaACCTTCCCTTCAGACCATCCTATGGAAGTGTCAGCTTGCAGCAGTTTACTATTCTTCCCTCAAAATACTCTTCCTTTTATGTCACCTTTTCAAGTATTCTTTATAGTTCAAAATCTGTGAACTCACTGGTCAGCTCAGCAGATCACTAGATGTTCCCATAAATGTTAAGTCACTATTCAGTGACCTATACAAGATCACCTGCTATAATCAGTATACATCAGAGGAAATCTTACTTCTCAAATCCAAAATGTATTCTTCTCCCATCTCCAGTTCAATATCACGCTCCTGTCAACACACataaaaaatcaacaatttcattttactgtaattcttcaacctttttgaggTTTGCAAGATTATACTTTTCGTtaaagctctgaaattggccaacccaattAATGTAgtattgtctccaaaatctaattaaaaagGCTAATAAATCACACTCAAGGTATCTTTTTTCGTCTTGTTTTTTCTAGTTATAACAACCATGGACAAGAATTGTAATCGTCAGATATATGAAACTTAAATAAGCACAGGTGAAACTTGAGAGGTATGTATACCACAATAAAATCCCTTACCAGTTTTTTCTTGGTGTCCGTTTCCATAGCTTGTCTTTTCTGCTTAATGTTTTCTGGAATACAAGGTGGTCTTTCCTGAAACACATTTTGGGGAGTTTTTAAGTAAATATTCCACTTCATGATTATTTTATTCAAGTACCACCAGGAAACTACAAAGATCATTCCAGtgatgatttacttatttgactgttaTGGATGGAGTGCCCAGCGTAAACCAACAACCTTTAGGGAGTTACTTGCAAACTCTTCCACATGTGATGTATGTCAAACTGGAGGATTTATAAGGTGGTCTCCAGCAAACTGGTCCACACGAAAAGTCAAACACTGACTGCTTGTCTCCAAGGATGTAAGACAGGGAATGTTGTTCCAGTAATAAATTGGGCAATCCATGTTCTGATAACACTGCTAAAAACATAATACTTTCAACTTGGTCAAATGTTTTACCTGACTGAGGTTTCCAATCCTTCATAACAGGATTGTACACTTTTAATACATTGTTATCAATATACGTGCAAGTTCTTGATTAATGAACACTGTTAAAGATAAAACTCACTGAATGAATTAGTGCTTCACTAAATTTCTTTCATACCTTTACATCCCGCTTTGATGGCACAGCCACGTGAAGTCTGTCGATAATTTCAGCACTTTTTTTCCCCTTCATTTTAGTTTCAATTCTATGAGCCAGTAATCGATCACAGGCcttaaaggaaaaaacaaggcattcagagatcACAAAAAGCTTGCCTGGCTGACCAGTTGAAAAatctgcataatgttcaagtcatgtgatacattcaaatattgacctctaaacctcaATGTCATgcagatattatcctctaattatatcGTGCTAAGATGTTAACattaaatcaaaaagaaaaaccaaaattaTTACCGTATACATCACAactatggagttgtaaatcattgtggggGTAAAAAGACACCGTGGGGAGTTAGTGtacaactttaccacagaggtctttgatatgcaaatcgcgaactgcatttggcaatccatgtaatCTGGGAGGCAATTGCAACCCACGGAATAGCTAAGCAAAATGTTGATCTATGAGATAAAAGAGTTCCTTGGCCTTTGACATGCAAATCGCCAATGGATATCTGTGTACTATATAGGGATGAGACAACACTGGGATAAAAGAGAGTTGTAACTTGCTGCAGTGGTAAAAGGCGTTATTGTGGGCAATGTTCTTTGATATGTAAATCGTGAACTGCATCTGCCAATCCGTGACACTGCGGTGGCAATTGCAACCATGTGACTagctgagcaaatgttgagctatggtagtaaaaaCTTCCCTTTGGGAGTTTGAGCACCAACTCGCTAGAGTGGTCTTTGATCACAAATCGCTACTCACGCCTGGCTATCCGTGTACTATGTATGGCTAATGCAATCCTGTGATTGGCAgagcaaatactcagctgacaacagtcaaTGTGGATGGTTTAATGATTCCGTTGCAGTCTATGAAGGCACATGCATCGGCCAGTGTCATAGGCTCCTAGTACTAATATAGATATGGGaagctttctacagataatgatttatttattcgtttgattggaaaacgggcagagctagtgtgctaaccaactgagccacggaggccccacaggTAATGTGTATACCAGACAAAATGAAGTCCAAAAAGTAGGCAAACTTTGACACTCCATATATCTAGTAAAATAGCTACAACTAGAGGTATGATAGCTGTTTGCAAAAGAAACTGCATTTCTACATGAAATGCTTGTAGAAATCTGTGAttcaaggagaacattgaaagttcaaaaacagaaaaaagaaaaaaacttaaccTTCCATCTGAGTATGTACACTaacacaccataccttaaacAAGGGAGCTAACTTGGCAATTGAAAAGAAAAGGCTTAACCTTCAATCTGAGTATGTagtacacaccataccttagattAAGGAGCTAAAAAAAGCTTATCCTTTAATCCATGTATAAGTGCTCAACATAcaagaaccaaaaaaaaagaagcttaaccttccatctgaGTATGTACACTAGCACACCATACCTTAACCTAGTGAGCTTGTtggcagttgaaaaaaaaaagcttagcCTTCCATCTGAGTATGTACACTAGCACACCATACCTTAACCTAGTGAGCTTGTtggcagttgaaaaaaaaaagcttagcCTTCCATCTGAGTATGTACGCTAGCACACCATACCTTTGAAAAGGGAGCTAAATAggcagtttaaaaacaaaagcttaaccttccatctggtatgtacatttacacaccataccttagactagggagatgaaaaaaatgcttaacCGACAATGCCATTTTCCCTCCCTCTTACAACATCTTGCAAGCTAACATtgattaaaactttaaaataataaatcgaTTCTTggaaaaatctttcaaaaatccAAGCCAAATGCCTACATGAACCAAAGAAAGATAATGTCTTAAAATTCAAAAGTACTTATGTTCACAGTAACAATAATTTTggttaaatatgtatttttatggcttcttacCACTAACTGCTACAATGAGCATCTGTTCAGGAATACCACTTGTAGGAAAATGAATTTAATCATGTGCCATTTTGAAACTAAACCTACATTATCCAGGAATGCAACCATGAATCAATGGCACAGCTTTCCTTGAAATCTATAGGtagtttatcaattctggtctGTTGCCTGCGGTGCATGTaagaggggagacaactctatTTCACTAGTCACCAAGACGTGGAATTATACAGTACTCATAGCTTCACATATTTCATGTACCTCTGTGCGAACATCCATAACTCCTTCCTCTGTGAGTGTGCTCATATACAGTACCGGGATGCCATCCGACTCAAAGCCgcaaaaatattgctgaaaaaaaaacaacaaaagcagaCAATCACAGGGGTGACAAAGATATTTAGCTGGGacaaaaagagaacaaaagacaaaacCAAAGTTTAATTCATAGAAGAACAAACCATTCCTTATCCTATAACCTGTACCGGAAGGTTAAATACACCAAGGCACATTCCTAACTTGTGACTCATGTTTAGAAGGTGTTTATCAACATCATAATACAGCCAGAATTATTGCTAAAATATACAAGCATACATTTCACCATGATTTTACTAATTTTATACAGACCTTTTTCTCATCATCCAATTCCTCTAACCTTTTCACATCAATTTTATTCACAACCACAATCAGTGGTTTATTGGCAAACAGCGGCTTTATGTTCTGAAACAACTCAACctacaaaaacaacagcaatAAAAGAAGAAATTAGAACTCTgatttattatataaaaaaaaaagacatcaagCAACGGTCAAAACAAAGGCTTTATGAAATAATGAGTATAAATACTAACTtggcaagggagataatccgTACCTGTTCTGTAATCGAGTGTCCACACTGCTCAGAGATGTCCATAACATAGAGCACTGCAGCCCTCAGGTGAGCCAGGGCTGTGATGGCCTGCATCTCTATTGTGTTACGATCCTCCAGGGAGTGGTCCAGAATTCCAGGTGTGTCAATTACCTGTGAGAATTACATCAGCAAAGATGTACCCTTCACTGCGATATGTCCGAGCAACAACCTGACATGCAGTAGACTTTCACATACAATTATTAAATACTTGCATGAAAAGACTGTATATCACCTATAACTGATTGGCCTATAACCTGAAATGCACACAGTTTGAAACAACTCTCTTATTCtgttcatacatacacacaatttTCTAAATACTATAttctaaagaaaaaataacagtcTTACAGttcagctcaggcta
Encoded proteins:
- the LOC135480154 gene encoding GTP-binding protein 4-like, which encodes MAHYNFKKITVVPSAKDFVDIILSKTQRKTPTVVHKHYKISRIRQFYMRKVKYTQQNYHDKLTLILNDFPKLEDIHPFYADLMNVLYDKDHYKLALGQINTARHLIDNVSKDYTRLLKYGDSLYRCKQLKRAALGRMCTIMKHQKQSLEYLEQVRQHLSRLPSIDPNTRTLLICGFPNVGKSSFINKITRADVEVQPYAFTTKSLFVGHTDYKYLRWQVIDTPGILDHSLEDRNTIEMQAITALAHLRAAVLYVMDISEQCGHSITEQVELFQNIKPLFANKPLIVVVNKIDVKRLEELDDEKKQYFCGFESDGIPVLYMSTLTEEGVMDVRTEACDRLLAHRIETKMKGKKSAEIIDRLHVAVPSKRDVKERPPCIPENIKQKRQAMETDTKKKLERDIELEMGEEYILDLRKTWDLSNPEEAYDTMPEIWQGHNVADFIDPDIMQKLEELEKEEEMREQAGYYDSDDSMEDEDMKELRATARQIRNKKKIIILESREKRRVEKSRMPRTGKSLDRQRMADEMRDLGVQIDTKGDAHYARLRSRSASRKPLKRKREESMDTSRARSSSRTPRDKSGVRDEVMAKKARKIAKKAQAPRNRDAKKGEGDRVILNMKPKHLFAGKRKMGKTGRR